The following proteins are co-located in the Hevea brasiliensis isolate MT/VB/25A 57/8 chromosome 11, ASM3005281v1, whole genome shotgun sequence genome:
- the LOC110663259 gene encoding photosystem I reaction center subunit III, chloroplastic yields MSLTIPANLSKPMLKPKLSSPLTLTKLCSSSRSTVVCSAPQTPEKDSSKSPLQAFSAALALSSILLSAPLPAVADISGLTPCKESKQFAKREKQQIKKLENSLKLYAPDSAPALAIKATIEKTKRRFDNYGRQGLLCGSDGLPHLIVSGDQRHWGEFITPGMLFLYIAGWIGWVGRSYLIAIRGEKKPAMKEIIIDVPLASGLIFRGFSWPVAAYREFVNGELVVKDV; encoded by the coding sequence ATGTCTCTTACAATACCTGCCAATCTCTCAAAACCCATGTTGAAGCCAAAACTTAGCTCTCCATTGACCCTAACAAAGTTATGTTCTTCATCAAGATCCACAGTTGTATGTTCTGCCCCTCAAACCCCAGAGAAAGACTCCTCTAAATCACCACTTCAAGCTTTCTCTGCTGCACTAGCCCTCTCTTCCATCCTCTTATCCGCCCCACTTCCCGCCGTGGCTGATATCTCTGGCCTCACACCATGCAAAGAATCCAAACAGTTCGCTAAACGAGAAAAACAGCAAATCAAGAAGCTGGAAAATTCTCTGAAGCTGTATGCTCCTGATAGCGCACCTGCTTTGGCGATCAAGGCGACGATAGAGAAGACGAAACGTAGATTCGATAACTATGGAAGGCAGGGTTTGCTATGTGGGTCTGATGGGCTTCCTCATTTGATTGTGAGCGGTGACCAGAGACACTGGGGTGAGTTTATCACTCCAGGGATGTTGTTCTTGTACATTGCAGGATGGATTGGGTGGGTTGGCAGGAGTTATTTGATTGCTATAAGAGGTGAGAAGAAGCCAGCAATGAAGGAGATCATCATTGATGTTCCTTTGGCTTCAGGTTTGATTTTCAGAGGATTTTCTTGGCCTGTTGCTGCTTACAGAGAGTTCGTTAATGGTGAACTTGTGGTCAAGGATGTTTAA